The Lycium ferocissimum isolate CSIRO_LF1 chromosome 10, AGI_CSIRO_Lferr_CH_V1, whole genome shotgun sequence genome window below encodes:
- the LOC132033957 gene encoding zinc finger CCCH domain-containing protein 55-like, with protein sequence MGENAKRRKSLWDEEDTRNSPDYEEWGPPKADNSWQSKNKSGWSSGDNVTGAEELRKENYHYKSMSPAFDRRGRRSNSQSPDNGRAQSRRYPGRARSRSRGRGEGRSRSRSRGRDRFRTRSRSRSRSRDRDRDRDRDRGSMRVQNRSHSPLHNSKRDPYASGDRRTGPRMSSQVCRDFAAGNCRRGSDCRFFHPDGANHRDGGHSEDNLAERLGSRPERGHISRYAAREGPGYQSRDRLPDMHHLEDELHRNRSRGTITCRDFVKGNCRWGASCRFSHDGASGDNYDKGTRSASFDHGQDNQASRTGKSLCKYFAAGKCLMVDCKFSHDATSRNHEIRPSDDIGGHRFDDKNNNWLNGQKWDDEGRPSDLVKASGWDESVVRKDTAVTVLPDRTNERPGHSFENENRVWGRTEPQFMNSDRERGASPHMGSAGNPNALNISESSVIQNFTNTQDIHLASQPSDLNMERTSAHVLGHNSNQEASGIILSATATQPYGSAGSFVQPQGLTEDSIARTLGSNAVNEFMNTRDIVHHARLPGQSFSGTGIGMSSEHSAVLNGTHQELNVFLPIPSTGHNKREAPGTPEMPEFKFPQNLSGTVTGEQLPQMETSPTSMIKNFGEGLREAQLQRVLNPSGPSGMPPSNPISSLVHAIYGQINPEMRVSDNYHPPDGLELDTSANFKLPPDSSSYLDRDSNKVPMEQMNQSSTVDPELGNNDQIDEVKQQENKLVEVNGKDKLAPEESKDGQENDHPGAMNMHGKADEGNGNKDEKVMRLFKNALIEFVKEILKPIWKEGKMSREVHKTVVKKVVDKVTSTIQGEHVPKTQEKIEQYLAYSKPKITKLVQAYVERLLKNEA encoded by the exons ATGGGTGAAAATGCAAAAAGGCGAAAGTCTCTGTGGGATGAAGAAGACACTCGAAATAGTCCGGATTATGAGGAATGGGGACCTCCAAAAGCCGACAATTCATGGCAGTCCAAAAATAAATCTGGTTGGTCGTCCGGGGACAATGTTACAGGAGCAGAAGAGCTGAGGAAGGAAAACTACCATTATAAGAGCATGTCTCCAGCTTTTGATAGGCGGGGAAGGCGAAGCAATAGCCAGTCTCCGGATAATGGTCGGGCTCAGTCCCGCAG ATACCCAGGAAGAGCCAGGAGCAGGAGCCGGGGAAGGGGAGAAGGTAGGAGCAGGAGTCGCAGCAGGGGAAGGGACAGGTTTAGGACCAGGAGCAGAAGCAGGAGTAGGAGCAGGGACAGGGACAGAGACAGAGACAGAGACAGGGGGAGTATGAGAGTTCAGAATAGGAGTCATAGTCCTCTCCATAATTCTAAACGTGATCCATATGCATCAGGTGATAGAAGAACCGGCCCTCGTATGTCTTCCCAGGTATGCAGAGATTTTGCAGCGGGGAATTGTAGGAGAGGCAGTGACTGCAGGTTCTTTCATCCAGATGGTGCCAATCATAGGGATGGAGGTCATTCAGAGGATAACTTGGCAGAAAGATTGGGTAGTCGACCAGAGCGTGGACATATCTCAAGGTATGCTGCTAGAGAAGGTCCTGGGTACCAATCAAGGGATAGGCTTCCTGACATGCATCATTTGGAGGATGAGCTGCACAGAAACCGGAGTAGGGGTACAATTACTTGCAGGGATTTTGTGAAAGGCAACTGTCGCTGGGGTGCATCATGCAGATTTTCCCATGATGGTGCCTCAGGTGATAACTATGACAAAGGCACTCGAAGTGCATCCTTTGATCATGGTCAGGACAATCAAGCAAGCAGAACTGGAAAATCACTTTGCAAGTACTTTGCAGCGGGGAAGTGCTTGATGGTTGATTGCAAATTCTCTCATGATGCCACAtcaagaaatcatgaaattaggcCCTCAGATGACATTGGTGGCCATAGGTTTGATGACAAGAATAATAACTGGTTGAATGGTCAAAAGTGGGATGATGAAGGAAGGCCCTCGGACCTTGTAAAGGCTAGTGGGTGGGATGAAAGTGTTGTGAGAAAAGATACTGCTGTCACAGTTCTTCCGGATAGGACCAATGAAAGACCGGGCCATAGTTTTGAAAACGAGAACAGAGTCTGGGGACGCACAGAACCACAATTTATGAATTCTGACAGAGAGAGAGGTGCTTCTCCTCACATGGGGAGTGCTGGTAATCCTAATGCTTTGAACATCTCAGAATCTTCGGTTATACAAAACTTTACAAATACTCAAGATATTCATCTCGCTTCCCAACCTTCTGATCTAAATATGGAGAGAACTTCGGCACATGTCCTTGGACATAATTCAAATCAAGAAGCTTCAGGCATCATTCTATCTGCCACAGCCACTCAGCCTTATGGATCTGCTGGATCTTTTGTACAGCCACAGGGACTGACAGAGGATAGCATTGCCAGAACACTTGGTTCCAATGCAGTAAATGAATTTATGAATACTAGAGACATTGTTCATCACGCCCGTTTGCCTGGACAGAGCTTCAGTGGAACAGGTATTGGTATGAGCTCGGAACATTCGGCAGTTCTGAATGGAACACACCAAGAACTGAATGTGTTCTTACCTATCCCATCAACTGGCCACAATAAGAGAGAAGCACCTGGCACACCAGAGATGCCGGAATTCAAATTCCCTCAAAATCTTTCCGGTACTGTTACTGGTGAGCAATTACCCCAAATGGAAACCTCTCCAACATCAATGATAAAGAATTTTGGGGAAGGACTGCGAGAAGCCCAACTACAAAGAGTCTTAAATCCCTCTGGTCCTTCAGGAATGCCACCTTCAAATCCCATTTCTTCACTTGTTCATGCTATATATGGTCAGATCAATCCCGAGATGAGGGTTTCAGATAACTACCATCCCCCAGATGGCTTAGAGCTGGATACATCTGCCAACTTTAAGTTGCCCCCTGACAGTTCGTCCTATTTGGATAGAGATAGTAATAAGGTTCCGATGGAGCAAATGAATCAATCATCTACTGTTGATCCTGAACTTGGAAATAATGATCAAATTGATGAAGTGAAGCAGCAGGAGAATAAATTAGTTGAAGTCAATGGAAAGGATAAATTAGCTCCTGAGGAGTCCAAGGATGGGCAAGAAAATGATCATCCAGGAgctatgaatatgcatggaAAGGCTGACGAGGGAAACGGTAACAAAGATGAAAAGGTGATGCGATTGTTCAAAAATGCTCTAATAGAGTTTGTTAAGGAGATCCTAAAACCCATTTGGAAAGAAGGTAAGATGAGCAGAGAAGTTCACAAAACTGTTGTTAAGAAGGTGGTTGATAAGGTGACTAGTACAATTCAAGGAGAACATGTTCCTAAGACGCAAGAGAAAATAGAGCAATATCTGGCCTATTCAAAGCCAAAAATTACCAAACTTGTACAG GCATATGTGGAGCGACTTCTGAAGAATGAAGCATGA
- the LOC132033959 gene encoding serine carboxypeptidase-like 42, protein MRFSEMGVWWFCGLVILGLIIGGKGYPEEDLVKVLPGQPKVSFRQYAGYVDVDRKAGRSLFYYFVEAEVNPDNKPLTLWLNGGPGCSSVGGGAFTELGPFFPTGDGRGLRRNSKSWNKASNLLFVESPAGVGWSYSNTSSDYTTGDAKTAMDMHTFMMEWVKKFPAFKSRELYLTGESYAGHYIPQLAVALLDHNEHSKEYKFNIKGVAIGNPLLRLDRDVPATYEYFWSHGMISDEVGLAIMTQCDFDDYTFGSPHNVSEACNKAISEANTIVSEYINNYDVILDVCYPSIVEQELRLRKMATKMSVGVDVCMSYERRFYFNLPEVQKALHANRTNLPGSWSMCSRVLNYSDTDGNINILPLLKRIVENHIPVWIFSGDQDSVVPLLGSRTLVRELAHDMGFKITVPYGAWFHKGQVGGWQTEYGNLLTFATVRGAAHMVPYAQPARALHLFSSFIRGRRLPNNTRPSIDD, encoded by the exons ATGAGGTTTAGTGAGATGGGTGTTTGGTGGTTTTGTGGATTGGTAATTCTTGGTTTGATAATTGGAGGAAAAGGGTATCCTGAGGAGGATTTAGTGAAGGTATTGCCTGGACAACCAAAGGTTAGTTTTAGGCAATATGCAGGGTATGTTGATGTGGATAGGAAAGCTGGGAGGAGTTTGTTTTACTATTTTGTTGAAGCTGAGGTGAATCCTGATAATAAACCTCTCACTCTTTGGCTCAATGGAG GCCCAGGTTGCTCATCAGTTGGTGGGGGTGCCTTTACAGAGTTGGGACCATTCTTTCCCACAGGTGACGGTCGAGGTCTTCGAAGAAATTCAAAATCCTGGAATAAAG CATCAAATCTCCTCTTTGTTGAATCTCCAGCTGGAGTAGGCTGGTCATACTCAAATACAAGTTCAGACTACACTACTGGTGATGCAAAAACTG CAATGGATATGCATACATTCATGATGGAATGGGTGAAGAAATTCCCGGCATTCAAATCAAGGGAACTATATCTCACAGGAGAAAGTTATGCAG GCCATTACATTCCGCAGTTAGCTGTTGCTCTTCTAGACCACAATGAACACTCAAAAGAATACAAGTTCAACATTAAAGGAGTTGCA ATTGGGAATCCACTTTTGAGACTTGATCGTGATGTTCCTGCAACCTATGAATACTTTTGGTCTCATGGGATGATTTCTGATGAAGTAGGCCTAGCAATTATGACTCAGTGTGACTTTGACGATTATACCTTTGGCAGTCCACACAATGTCTCAGAAGCATGCAATAAAGCCATATCTGAAGCAAACACCATTGTTAgtgaatatataaataattatgatGTGATTCTTGATGTGTGCTATCCGTCCATAGTGGAACAAGAGCTGCGATTAAGGAAAATG GCTACTAAAATGAGTGTAGGTGTTGATGTGTGCATGAGCTATGAAAGGCGCTTCTATTTTAACCTTCCAGAGGTTCAGAAAGCCCTTCATGCAAATAGGACCAACTTGCCTGGTAGCTGGTCAATGTGTAGCCG TGTTCTGAATTACAGCGACACAGACGGAAACATCAATATTCTTCCATTGCTCAAAAGAATAGTCGAAAATCATATTCCTGTTTGGATTTTTAG CGGAGACCAAGATTCTGTTGTGCCATTGCTTGGCTCCAGGACCCTTGTACGCGAGCTAGCTCATGACATGGGATTCAAGATTACAGTCCCATATGGAGCTTGGTTTCACAAAGGGCAG GTGGGAGGTTGGCAAACAGAATATGGCAACTTAT